The nucleotide sequence CTATTTTTTCAATCATTGATAGTGAATGGCCGACGGTCAAAGTAAAACTTGAGGCAAGCATGTAAAACTTGGGCTTGCTAAGAAAAAAGAGCGTAAAAATAAAAGCAGAAAGCAGAAAGCAGAAAATAGAAAAATAGCTAAGGCGATATGATGTACATACCCAAAAAATTCCAACAAAGTGATACCACAGCATTAAAAGCAGTGATGGTTGAATACCCTTTTGCAACGCTGATCAGCTGCTCTGAATTAGGCGTAGAAGCAAATCATATACCACTGATGTTAAAGCGAGTAGAGGGTAAAGATGTACTCCATGGACACATAGCTAAAGCGAACCCGTTATGGAAAAGCATCGCTGAAAAAGCTGAAGTGTTAATCGTGTTTAATGGACCCAATTGTTATATCTCTCCCAATTATTACCCCACTAAAATGGCCACGGGCAAAGCAGTGCCAACATGGAACTATGTTGCTGTGCATGTAAAAGGGCATATATCATTTATTCATGACAATGAATGGAATCTTAATTTACTCGACAGTTTAACGACTCATCATGAGGCTCAACAGCCTCAGCCTTGGTCAATTGAAGATGCACCCAAAGAATATATCGACAAAATGCTCCCTGCTATTGTGGGTATTGAAGTTGATATTACATCGATAGTGGGGAAGTGGAAGGTAAGCCAAAATCAAGTAGAGATAAACAAGCAGGGTATTTACAGTGCCTTATCAGATGACACCGAAAGCCATGCGCGTAAAATAGCGATATTGGTGAACAGTTATATAGAAAATACAGCTCAAACTTGATTAAGTACATTTAAGTATCAAAAGTTATTACGGTTGGCCTGATAAGTTACAAGCATATAATCTTAAAAAGTTAGTTTTATATGCAAAAAAGCCAACTACTGGAGAATAGCTGGCTTTTTATTTAAAATAACTTTATCAAGTTAT is from Colwellia sp. Arc7-635 and encodes:
- a CDS encoding FMN-binding negative transcriptional regulator; this translates as MMYIPKKFQQSDTTALKAVMVEYPFATLISCSELGVEANHIPLMLKRVEGKDVLHGHIAKANPLWKSIAEKAEVLIVFNGPNCYISPNYYPTKMATGKAVPTWNYVAVHVKGHISFIHDNEWNLNLLDSLTTHHEAQQPQPWSIEDAPKEYIDKMLPAIVGIEVDITSIVGKWKVSQNQVEINKQGIYSALSDDTESHARKIAILVNSYIENTAQT